Proteins encoded within one genomic window of Nordella sp. HKS 07:
- a CDS encoding formimidoylglutamate deiminase, with protein sequence MAQRKLKFASALLPSGWQTDVVLTVDAQGLIETVETGNSDKTITTLTGFAIPAVPNVHSHAHQRLMTGLAEVAGPGADSFWTWREVMYGFALKLSPEDLQAVAAQLYVETLKSGSTVIGEFQYLHHQPDGSAYAEPAELTLRCLAAAEEAGIAITLLPTLYAYGGFGGQAPTPGQRRFFNGAERYLDILATLQKAIKDKPLHRLGISPHSLRAVTKELLSDVIAGLDRMGKKDAPIHIHVAEQTKEVDDCLAWSGARPVQYLIDNFDLSSRWCGIHATHMTADETERMATSGMIAGLCPTTEANLGDGIFPADRFLKGRGAIAIGSDSHISVSPAEDLRQLEYSQRLRDRTRNALAAGPGQSTGRTLLDQVLAGGAQSMTQPVGALKVGLRADIAVLDEEHPALIGRSGDKVIDSWIFSGGNPCVRDVFVAGRQVVEAGRHIHEDAIKKNFRAAVKRLTA encoded by the coding sequence ATGGCACAGCGCAAGTTGAAATTTGCTTCCGCCCTTCTCCCCTCAGGCTGGCAGACGGATGTCGTCCTGACCGTCGATGCCCAGGGCTTGATCGAGACGGTCGAAACCGGCAATTCCGACAAGACCATCACCACGCTCACGGGCTTCGCCATTCCGGCGGTCCCCAATGTCCACTCGCATGCCCATCAAAGGCTGATGACCGGCCTCGCCGAAGTGGCGGGACCGGGCGCCGATTCCTTCTGGACCTGGCGTGAGGTGATGTATGGCTTCGCGCTCAAGCTCTCGCCCGAAGACCTGCAGGCGGTCGCCGCCCAGCTTTATGTCGAGACGCTGAAAAGCGGCTCCACCGTCATCGGCGAATTCCAATATCTGCATCATCAGCCGGATGGCTCAGCTTACGCCGAGCCGGCGGAGCTCACCTTGCGCTGCCTCGCCGCCGCGGAAGAGGCGGGCATCGCCATCACGCTTCTGCCGACGCTCTATGCCTATGGCGGCTTCGGCGGCCAGGCGCCGACGCCGGGCCAGCGCCGCTTCTTCAACGGCGCCGAGCGCTATCTCGATATCCTCGCCACCTTGCAGAAGGCGATAAAGGACAAGCCGCTGCACCGGCTCGGAATCTCGCCGCATTCGCTGCGCGCGGTGACCAAGGAACTGCTCAGCGACGTCATTGCCGGGCTCGATCGTATGGGCAAGAAAGACGCGCCGATCCATATCCATGTCGCCGAGCAGACCAAGGAGGTCGATGACTGCCTCGCCTGGTCGGGCGCGCGGCCGGTCCAATATCTCATCGACAATTTTGATCTCTCGTCGCGCTGGTGCGGCATCCATGCCACCCACATGACGGCGGACGAGACCGAGCGCATGGCGACAAGCGGCATGATCGCAGGGCTCTGCCCCACGACGGAAGCCAATCTGGGCGACGGTATCTTCCCCGCCGACCGCTTCCTCAAGGGCCGGGGTGCGATCGCCATCGGATCCGACAGCCATATCAGCGTCAGCCCGGCGGAGGACCTGCGCCAGCTCGAATATTCGCAGCGTCTGCGCGACCGTACGCGCAACGCGCTGGCGGCAGGTCCCGGCCAATCGACGGGGCGCACGCTCCTCGATCAGGTGCTTGCCGGTGGCGCGCAATCCATGACGCAGCCGGTCGGCGCGCTCAAGGTGGGCCTCAGGGCCGATATCGCCGTGCTCGACGAGGAGCATCCGGCGCTCATCGGACGTTCGGGCGACAAGGTGATCGACAGCTGGATCTTCTCCGGCGGCAATCCATGCGTGCGCGATGTCTTCGTCGCCGGGCGGCAGGTCGTCGAAGCGGGTCGCCACATCCACGAAGACGCGATCAAAAAGAATTTCCGAGCCGCGGTGAAGCGGCTCACAGCCTAA
- the hutI gene encoding imidazolonepropionase — MLFSNLKLAAMTNGSPYGLIEDGAVLVEKGRIVWAGRASEAPQDEKTDCGGRLLTPGLIDCHTHIVYGGNRANEFEMRLNGASYAEIAKAGGGIVSTVRATREAGEAELFRSAATRLQSLLAEGVTTIEIKSGYGLDVETELKMLRTARQLGESHAVDVVTSFLGAHAFPPEYRDDHAAYVDLVCNRSLPAAARDQLADAVDGFCEGIAFSVADTDRVFAVAKQLGLPVKLHAEQLSNLGGAILAARYGALSVDHIEYLDEDGVAAIARSGTVAVLLPGAFYYLKEKQHPPVAALRAHKVPIAVATDLNPGSSPVHSLLTTMNMACVLFSLTPEEALRGVTANAARALGFKDRGVIASGMKADLVLWNVDRPGDLAYPLGFNPCAAVIRNGEIVRGGIR, encoded by the coding sequence ATGCTTTTTTCCAATCTCAAGCTCGCCGCGATGACGAACGGCTCTCCCTATGGGCTGATCGAGGATGGGGCTGTGCTGGTGGAGAAAGGCCGGATCGTCTGGGCCGGTCGTGCCAGTGAGGCGCCGCAAGACGAGAAGACCGATTGCGGTGGCCGCCTCCTCACCCCTGGCCTCATCGACTGTCACACCCACATTGTCTATGGCGGCAATCGCGCCAACGAGTTCGAGATGCGCCTCAATGGCGCCTCCTATGCCGAGATCGCCAAGGCCGGCGGCGGCATCGTGTCGACGGTGCGCGCCACGCGCGAAGCCGGCGAGGCCGAACTTTTCAGATCGGCGGCGACCCGACTCCAATCGCTCCTCGCCGAAGGCGTCACAACGATCGAGATCAAGTCCGGCTACGGTCTCGATGTCGAAACCGAGCTCAAGATGCTGCGCACCGCGCGCCAGCTGGGCGAAAGCCACGCCGTGGATGTCGTGACGAGCTTCCTCGGCGCCCATGCCTTCCCGCCCGAATACCGCGACGACCATGCCGCCTATGTCGATCTCGTCTGCAATCGATCCCTGCCCGCGGCGGCGCGCGACCAGTTGGCCGATGCGGTCGACGGCTTTTGCGAGGGCATCGCCTTTTCGGTCGCCGACACGGATCGTGTCTTCGCCGTCGCGAAGCAGCTCGGCCTTCCGGTCAAGCTTCATGCCGAGCAACTCTCCAATCTGGGCGGCGCCATTCTCGCCGCCCGCTATGGCGCGCTGTCCGTCGATCATATCGAATATCTCGACGAGGACGGCGTCGCGGCGATCGCGCGGTCGGGCACCGTCGCCGTGCTGCTGCCCGGCGCCTTCTATTATCTGAAGGAAAAGCAGCATCCCCCGGTCGCCGCCTTGCGCGCCCATAAAGTGCCAATTGCGGTCGCGACCGATCTCAATCCCGGCTCCTCGCCGGTCCATTCGCTGCTCACCACCATGAACATGGCCTGCGTTCTTTTCAGCCTGACGCCGGAAGAGGCCCTGCGCGGCGTGACGGCGAATGCGGCGCGCGCACTGGGCTTCAAGGACCGGGGCGTGATCGCGTCCGGGATGAAGGCCGACCTCGTTTTGTGGAATGTCGATCGGCCGGGCGACCTCGCCTATCCTCTCGGCTTCAACCCTTGCGCCGCGGTGATCCGCAATGGCGAGATCGTGCGAGGTGGCATCCGATGA
- the hutC gene encoding histidine utilization repressor, translated as MTAPLYAKVKEHILEHIRSGAWTPGTRVPSENELVETFSISRMTANRALRELTADGFLARVPGVGTFVKEPPARSSLLELRNIAEEIAQRGHVHAAHIDRRETIEAAPALAEEFELRPSSRLFYLVMVHSENGVPVQIEERYVNPVVVPHFNDQDFARITPTAYLVAAVPVDELEHTVEAIMPTRDQQALLDIGDHEPCLALHRRSWSKGHVVTVATLIYPASRYALYSRYKTSPSGTLSQ; from the coding sequence ATGACCGCGCCGCTTTATGCCAAGGTGAAGGAGCACATCCTCGAACATATCCGCTCGGGCGCCTGGACGCCGGGCACCCGCGTTCCGTCAGAGAACGAGCTCGTCGAGACTTTCAGCATTTCGCGCATGACGGCGAACCGCGCTCTGCGGGAATTGACCGCCGACGGCTTCCTCGCCCGCGTCCCGGGGGTCGGCACCTTCGTGAAGGAGCCGCCGGCGCGCTCGAGCCTGCTCGAATTGCGCAATATCGCCGAGGAGATCGCCCAGCGCGGCCATGTCCATGCCGCCCATATCGACCGGCGCGAGACGATCGAGGCGGCGCCGGCGCTCGCTGAGGAGTTCGAGCTCAGACCGTCGTCCCGGCTTTTCTATCTGGTGATGGTGCATAGCGAGAATGGCGTGCCGGTGCAGATCGAGGAACGCTATGTAAACCCGGTCGTAGTGCCCCATTTCAACGATCAGGATTTCGCTCGCATCACGCCGACCGCCTATCTCGTCGCCGCGGTGCCGGTCGATGAGCTCGAGCACACGGTCGAGGCGATCATGCCGACGCGCGACCAGCAGGCCTTGCTCGATATCGGCGATCACGAGCCATGCCTCGCACTTCACCGCCGCAGCTGGAGCAAGGGTCACGTCGTCACCGTCGCGACCCTGATCTACCCCGCCAGCCGCTATGCGCTGTACAGCCGCTACAAGACATCCCCCTCAGGAACCCTGAGCCAGTAG
- the hutU gene encoding urocanate hydratase, producing MDTRRDNSRVIRSPIGSEISAKSWLTEAPLRMLMNNLDPGVAERPEELVVYGGIGRAARNWEAFDRIVASLRSLEADETLLVQSGKPVGIFRTHKDAPRVLIANSNLVPHWADWAHFNELDRKGLMMYGQMTAGSWIYIGTQGIVQGTYETFAEVGRKHYGGNLKGKWFLTAGLGGMGGAQPLAATMAGASMIAIECQPSRIEMRLKTRYLDAKAASVDEALAMVERSHKQGKPISVGVLGNAAEILPDLVKRGIRPDAVTDQTSAHDPVNGYLPAGWSIAEWEEKRVSDPKAVEAAAKKSMRDHVEAMLAFHKAGVPTLDYGNNIRQVALDMGLKDAFAFPGFVPAYIRPLFCRGIGPFRWAALSGNPEDIYRTDQRVKELIPDDPHLHNWLDMARERIAFQGLPARICWVGLGQRHRLGLAFNEMVKKGEVEAPIVIGRDHLDSGSVASPNRETEAMKDGSDAVSDWPLLNALLNTASGATWVSLHHGGGVGMGYSQHSGMVVVCDGTDDAARRLERVLWNDPGTGVMRHADAGYDIAIDCAKEQGLKLPSLGIGI from the coding sequence ATGGATACCCGCCGCGACAACAGCCGTGTGATCAGATCGCCGATCGGCAGCGAAATCAGCGCCAAGAGCTGGCTCACCGAAGCGCCTCTGCGCATGCTGATGAACAATCTCGATCCGGGCGTCGCCGAGCGGCCCGAGGAGCTCGTGGTCTATGGCGGCATCGGCCGCGCCGCCCGCAACTGGGAAGCCTTCGACCGCATTGTAGCCTCACTACGCTCGCTCGAAGCTGACGAGACCTTGCTCGTTCAGTCCGGCAAGCCGGTTGGCATTTTCCGCACCCACAAGGACGCGCCGCGCGTCCTCATCGCCAATTCCAATCTCGTGCCGCATTGGGCCGACTGGGCGCATTTCAACGAGCTCGATCGCAAGGGCCTGATGATGTACGGCCAGATGACGGCGGGCTCGTGGATCTATATCGGCACGCAGGGTATCGTGCAGGGCACCTACGAGACCTTCGCTGAAGTGGGCCGCAAGCATTATGGCGGCAATCTCAAGGGCAAATGGTTCCTCACCGCCGGCCTCGGCGGCATGGGCGGCGCCCAGCCGCTCGCCGCCACCATGGCCGGCGCCTCGATGATCGCCATCGAATGCCAGCCGTCCCGTATCGAGATGCGCCTGAAGACGCGTTATCTCGACGCCAAGGCGGCAAGCGTCGATGAGGCGTTGGCGATGGTCGAGCGCTCGCACAAGCAGGGCAAGCCGATCTCGGTCGGCGTGCTCGGCAATGCCGCCGAGATCCTGCCCGATCTGGTCAAGCGCGGCATCAGGCCCGATGCGGTCACTGACCAGACCTCGGCGCATGATCCGGTCAATGGCTATCTGCCGGCCGGCTGGTCCATCGCTGAATGGGAAGAGAAGCGCGTCTCCGACCCGAAGGCGGTCGAGGCAGCGGCGAAGAAATCCATGCGTGACCATGTCGAGGCGATGCTCGCCTTCCACAAGGCCGGCGTGCCGACCCTCGACTACGGCAACAACATCCGCCAGGTTGCCCTCGATATGGGCCTCAAGGACGCTTTCGCCTTCCCTGGCTTCGTGCCGGCCTATATCCGTCCTCTCTTCTGCCGTGGCATCGGCCCCTTCCGCTGGGCGGCACTCTCCGGCAACCCGGAAGACATCTACCGGACCGACCAGCGCGTGAAGGAGCTGATCCCGGATGATCCGCATCTCCACAACTGGCTCGACATGGCCAGGGAGCGTATCGCCTTTCAGGGCCTTCCCGCCCGCATCTGCTGGGTCGGCCTCGGCCAGCGTCATCGCCTGGGCCTCGCCTTCAACGAAATGGTGAAGAAGGGCGAGGTCGAGGCGCCGATCGTCATTGGCCGCGACCATCTCGATTCAGGCTCGGTCGCCTCGCCCAACCGCGAGACCGAGGCGATGAAGGACGGTTCCGACGCCGTCTCCGACTGGCCGCTTCTCAACGCGCTGCTCAATACCGCGAGCGGCGCCACCTGGGTGTCGCTGCATCATGGCGGCGGTGTCGGCATGGGCTATTCCCAGCATTCCGGCATGGTCGTCGTCTGCGACGGCACCGACGATGCGGCGCGCCGCCTCGAGCGCGTGCTGTGGAACGACCCCGGCACCGGCGTCATGCGCCACGCCGATGCGGGCTACGACATCGCCATCGATTGCGCCAAGGAACAGGGTCTCAAGCTTCCCTCGCTCGGCATCGGTATCTGA
- a CDS encoding aromatic amino acid lyase, protein MTRHQASLVITGHDLDFRSLAKAAAGALPVAIAPSAFTAVGEARAIVETILKENRPAYGITTGVGSQKDFAVDPATAASYNARLVAAHATRVPGPLLPAEAVRGALIFLVNQFANGLSGVSPELVEVIAAAINGTEMPEIDGSGSVGASDLVPNAQLAHWLLNHPQAKQLGLPKPKETLSLINNNAVSLAQGAMALASAERLLAAFDLAAAAALEGFRGNLGAISEAANRAHKRPGQHRTAQRLRHLLADSRLWKQGEARLLQDPLSFRCVSQVHGAAAEVFASAARIWNSELNSVNDNPIIDRETAGAVSNGNMDTTRLTLAADHLRQALGKICDLAGERVHKQQWPAFTGLPTGLAEEGGAVGGVQFLNLGHITASLVTSVKIWARPSLLNSVGQVADGVEDTASHALHAVHDLIRVIDAGWKIAGLELMIALWAMKRRRLDMTDLGRGIRPAMDILGEMLPIGREGDAIFDIAPLIAELQSGELLDRVLTQAGERTDLGL, encoded by the coding sequence ATGACGCGGCATCAGGCTTCGCTGGTTATCACCGGTCACGATCTCGATTTCCGCAGCCTTGCGAAAGCGGCGGCGGGCGCCCTGCCCGTCGCTATCGCTCCCTCCGCTTTCACGGCGGTCGGCGAGGCCCGCGCCATCGTCGAGACGATCCTCAAGGAGAACCGGCCGGCTTACGGCATCACCACCGGAGTCGGCTCACAGAAGGATTTCGCCGTCGATCCGGCGACCGCGGCGTCCTACAATGCCAGGCTGGTCGCCGCTCATGCGACACGCGTGCCGGGCCCGCTCCTGCCGGCGGAAGCAGTGCGCGGCGCCCTGATCTTCCTCGTCAATCAATTTGCCAATGGCTTGTCCGGCGTGTCGCCGGAACTGGTCGAGGTGATCGCTGCCGCGATCAATGGCACGGAGATGCCCGAGATCGACGGATCGGGTTCGGTCGGCGCGTCCGATCTCGTGCCCAACGCGCAACTGGCGCATTGGCTGCTTAACCATCCGCAAGCAAAACAGCTTGGGCTGCCGAAACCCAAAGAAACGCTTTCGCTTATCAACAACAACGCCGTCTCGCTGGCACAAGGAGCCATGGCCCTGGCCTCGGCCGAGCGCCTGCTTGCGGCTTTCGATCTCGCCGCCGCGGCCGCACTGGAAGGCTTTCGCGGCAATCTCGGCGCCATATCCGAAGCGGCGAACCGCGCCCATAAGCGGCCGGGCCAGCACCGAACCGCCCAGCGCCTGCGCCATCTGCTCGCCGACAGCCGGCTGTGGAAGCAAGGCGAGGCGCGCCTGTTGCAGGATCCCCTGTCCTTCCGCTGCGTGTCGCAGGTCCATGGCGCGGCGGCGGAAGTCTTCGCCTCGGCGGCGCGCATCTGGAATTCCGAGCTCAATTCGGTGAACGACAATCCTATTATCGACCGGGAGACCGCCGGCGCCGTGTCGAACGGCAATATGGATACCACCCGCCTCACTCTGGCCGCCGATCACTTGCGTCAGGCCTTGGGCAAAATCTGCGATCTCGCCGGCGAGCGCGTGCACAAGCAGCAATGGCCGGCCTTCACCGGCCTGCCGACCGGCCTTGCCGAGGAAGGCGGTGCCGTCGGCGGCGTGCAATTCCTCAATCTGGGCCATATCACCGCCTCCCTTGTCACGTCCGTGAAGATCTGGGCGCGACCCAGCCTGCTCAATTCCGTCGGCCAGGTGGCTGACGGCGTCGAAGACACGGCGAGCCACGCGCTCCATGCCGTGCATGACCTGATCCGCGTCATCGACGCCGGCTGGAAGATCGCCGGCCTCGAATTGATGATCGCGCTCTGGGCGATGAAGCGCCGGCGTCTGGACATGACCGATCTCGGCCGCGGCATCCGCCCGGCTATGGATATACTGGGCGAGATGCTGCCGATCGGCCGCGAAGGCGATGCGATCTTCGACATAGCTCCCTTGATCGCCGAGTTGCAATCGGGCGAGCTCCTCGACCGCGTCTTGACGCAAGCCGGCGAACGGACTGATCTTGGCCTCTGA
- a CDS encoding HdeD family acid-resistance protein: MSMSLDLAAEVFREAMRETVKRYSLWYLIEGVLLVVAGILAIIYPVISSGAVVILLGWLLIASGLLQGLSLLGARQVPHFWLQLISVILAILIGFLFLRDPTQGMMTLALLLIVFFMMEGISKVVFALTIRPFPNWGWVLASGLVGILLALILWASLPLTAVWLIGFLLGINLISIGAAIAYLAWHVRKSAPGTTTEPSP, from the coding sequence ATGAGCATGTCCCTGGATCTCGCCGCCGAGGTCTTCCGCGAGGCGATGCGCGAGACGGTCAAGCGCTATTCTCTCTGGTATCTGATCGAGGGCGTTCTCCTCGTCGTCGCCGGCATCCTCGCCATCATCTATCCGGTGATCTCGTCTGGCGCGGTGGTGATCCTTCTGGGTTGGCTGCTCATCGCCAGTGGCCTGCTGCAGGGACTGAGTCTGCTCGGCGCACGCCAAGTGCCGCATTTCTGGCTGCAGCTCATTTCGGTCATCCTGGCCATCCTCATCGGCTTCCTGTTCCTGCGCGATCCCACCCAGGGCATGATGACGCTGGCTTTGCTGCTCATCGTCTTCTTCATGATGGAAGGTATTTCCAAAGTCGTCTTCGCCCTCACCATCCGCCCCTTCCCCAACTGGGGCTGGGTGCTGGCGAGCGGCCTGGTCGGCATCCTGCTCGCATTGATTCTATGGGCGAGCCTGCCCTTGACGGCCGTGTGGCTCATCGGCTTCCTGCTCGGCATAAACCTGATCAGCATCGGCGCGGCCATCGCCTATCTCGCCTGGCATGTGCGCAAGAGCGCCCCCGGCACGACAACGGAACCGTCACCCTGA
- a CDS encoding FAD-dependent oxidoreductase: MTVSLPAHAQIIVIGGGIIGCSTAYHLARDHKADVILLEQNKLTAGSTWHAAGLVGQLRSSASITQVLKYSVELYKNLAKETGLETGWKMTGCLRLACNEDRWTEYKRLATTAQSFGMEMHLLSPKEVKAMWPLMEVSDLVGASFLPTDGQASPSDIAQSLAKGARLHGAKLFEGVRVEGFEIDQGRVVAVETNHGRIACEKVVNCGGQWARQLGAMAGVSVPLQPVKHQYIITEKVQGLATDIATIRDPDRRTYFKEEVGGLVMGGYESDPQSWTLGDVPDDFEFQLFADDWDHFEQHMSQALARVPALETTGIKKMINGPESFTPDGNFILGAAPELANYYVGAGFNAFGIASGGGAGWVLAQWVASGEAPMDLWVVDIRRFSGLHKDRDWVNERTLEAYGKHYTIGFPHEEYQSGRPRIVSPLYERLKAANACFGSKLGWERPNWFAARGTEPKDIYSMGRQNWFGAVSEEHRAVRERVGVFDQSSFAKYEMRGRDAAEALSWICANDVARAPGRLTYTQMLNSRGGIECDLTVARLAGDHFYIVTGTGFRTHDLAWISDHIKPGLDATIADVTEGWGTLSVMGPKSRDVVARITKADMSNAAFPFGHVREIEIAGHKVRALRVTYVGELGWELHMPIEATGDVYDALMQAGAAWGIAPAGYRALEVLRLEKGYRAWGADITPNDNPFQAGLGWAVKLKSNIAFMGREACEKAASSALPKKLAGFTTDDASVVLLGRETILRNGKQVGYLTSGGYGYTLGKPIGYGYIRDGGGVDDAYVRDGQYELVVAKDVVKARVHLEPLYDPRNMRVKA, from the coding sequence ATGACCGTTTCCCTTCCGGCCCACGCCCAGATCATCGTCATCGGCGGCGGCATCATCGGCTGCTCGACCGCTTATCATCTGGCGCGCGACCACAAAGCGGATGTCATTCTCCTCGAGCAGAACAAGCTCACAGCGGGCTCGACCTGGCATGCGGCGGGCCTCGTCGGGCAATTGCGCTCCTCGGCCTCGATCACCCAGGTGCTCAAATATTCGGTCGAGCTCTACAAGAACCTCGCCAAGGAAACCGGGCTCGAAACCGGCTGGAAGATGACCGGCTGCCTCAGACTCGCCTGCAACGAGGACCGCTGGACCGAGTATAAGAGGCTCGCCACCACGGCGCAGAGCTTCGGCATGGAGATGCATTTGCTCTCGCCGAAGGAGGTCAAGGCGATGTGGCCGCTGATGGAGGTCTCCGATCTCGTCGGCGCCAGTTTTCTTCCGACCGACGGGCAGGCGAGCCCCTCCGACATCGCTCAGTCGCTCGCCAAGGGCGCGCGTTTGCATGGCGCCAAGCTCTTCGAAGGCGTGCGAGTCGAGGGTTTCGAGATAGACCAGGGCCGCGTGGTGGCGGTGGAGACCAATCACGGGCGCATCGCTTGCGAGAAGGTCGTCAATTGCGGGGGACAATGGGCCAGGCAGCTTGGCGCCATGGCGGGCGTGAGCGTGCCGCTGCAGCCGGTCAAGCATCAATATATCATCACCGAGAAGGTCCAGGGCCTCGCCACCGACATCGCCACGATCCGCGATCCCGATAGGCGCACCTATTTCAAGGAAGAGGTCGGCGGGCTGGTGATGGGCGGCTATGAGTCCGATCCGCAGAGCTGGACGCTCGGCGATGTGCCGGACGATTTCGAGTTCCAGCTCTTCGCCGACGACTGGGATCATTTCGAGCAGCATATGAGCCAGGCGCTGGCCCGCGTGCCGGCGCTCGAGACGACCGGAATCAAGAAGATGATCAACGGGCCGGAAAGCTTCACCCCCGACGGCAATTTCATCTTGGGCGCCGCGCCCGAGCTTGCCAATTATTATGTCGGCGCCGGCTTCAACGCCTTCGGCATTGCGAGCGGCGGCGGGGCGGGCTGGGTGCTGGCGCAATGGGTCGCCTCGGGCGAGGCCCCGATGGATCTGTGGGTCGTCGATATCAGACGCTTCTCCGGCCTGCACAAGGACCGCGACTGGGTCAACGAGCGCACGCTCGAAGCCTATGGCAAGCATTACACGATCGGTTTCCCGCATGAGGAATATCAAAGCGGCCGGCCGCGTATCGTCTCGCCGCTCTATGAGCGGCTCAAAGCCGCCAATGCCTGTTTCGGCTCGAAGCTCGGCTGGGAGCGGCCCAATTGGTTCGCAGCCCGTGGCACCGAGCCCAAGGATATCTATTCGATGGGGCGGCAGAACTGGTTCGGTGCCGTGAGCGAAGAGCACAGAGCGGTGCGCGAGCGGGTCGGCGTCTTCGACCAGTCATCCTTCGCCAAATATGAGATGAGGGGCAGGGATGCGGCGGAAGCGCTGTCCTGGATATGCGCCAATGACGTGGCGCGGGCGCCGGGACGGCTCACTTACACGCAGATGCTTAATTCGCGTGGCGGCATCGAATGCGACCTGACCGTTGCCCGGCTTGCCGGGGATCATTTCTACATCGTCACCGGCACCGGCTTCCGCACGCATGATCTCGCCTGGATCAGTGACCACATCAAGCCCGGCCTCGATGCGACGATTGCGGATGTCACGGAAGGTTGGGGCACATTATCGGTGATGGGCCCCAAGTCGCGCGATGTGGTCGCCCGCATCACCAAGGCCGACATGTCGAATGCGGCATTCCCCTTCGGCCATGTGCGCGAGATCGAGATCGCCGGCCACAAAGTGCGCGCGCTGCGCGTGACCTATGTGGGCGAGCTCGGCTGGGAATTGCATATGCCGATCGAGGCGACCGGCGATGTCTATGACGCGCTGATGCAGGCAGGTGCCGCCTGGGGTATCGCGCCCGCCGGCTATCGCGCGCTGGAGGTGCTACGTCTCGAAAAAGGCTATCGCGCCTGGGGCGCTGACATCACGCCCAACGACAATCCCTTCCAGGCCGGGCTCGGCTGGGCGGTGAAGCTCAAATCCAATATCGCCTTCATGGGCCGCGAGGCCTGCGAGAAGGCGGCTTCGTCGGCCCTGCCCAAGAAGCTGGCCGGCTTCACCACGGATGACGCTTCCGTCGTTCTGCTCGGCCGCGAGACCATCCTGCGCAATGGCAAACAGGTCGGCTATCTCACCAGCGGCGGCTATGGCTACACGCTCGGCAAGCCGATCGGATATGGCTATATCCGTGATGGCGGCGGCGTCGACGACGCCTATGTGCGGGATGGCCAATACGAGCTGGTGGTGGCGAAGGACGTCGTCAAGGCGCGCGTCCATCTCGAGCCGCTCTATGATCCGCGGAATATGCGCGTGAAGGCTTAG
- a CDS encoding choline/ethanolamine kinase family protein: MSATAEQRVRELSCWRGAVALEPLKGGLSNASFIATDDTGKYVARVGEDFPCHHVFRDRELRASLAAYEAGLSPEVVHAEPGLMVVRFIEAHTYAEADVRRNLERCVDIVRKCHRDMKRLVTGPASIFWVFHVLRDYGHTLADGFHRRRNDVPRWLAAVGTLEDAQVPLPVVFGHHDLLPGNFMDDGERLWLIDWEYGGFGTAMFDLANISANNSLSEVEERQLLEIYFDRTPAETTLRAFDAMKTASALREAMWGMVSELHLNAPGVDYAAHADEYLGRYERALRTFQDRYGAT; encoded by the coding sequence ATGAGCGCCACGGCCGAACAACGGGTGCGGGAGCTTTCCTGCTGGCGGGGAGCGGTCGCACTCGAGCCTCTCAAGGGCGGCTTGAGCAATGCGAGCTTCATCGCTACTGACGACACCGGCAAATATGTCGCCAGGGTCGGCGAGGATTTTCCCTGCCACCATGTATTCCGCGACCGGGAGTTGCGCGCCAGCCTTGCCGCCTATGAAGCGGGACTGTCGCCGGAAGTCGTCCATGCCGAGCCCGGGCTGATGGTGGTGCGTTTCATCGAGGCCCATACGTACGCGGAAGCGGATGTGCGCAGAAACCTCGAGCGCTGCGTCGATATCGTGCGCAAATGCCACCGCGACATGAAGCGGCTCGTTACCGGGCCGGCCTCGATCTTCTGGGTGTTCCATGTGCTGCGCGACTACGGCCACACGCTGGCGGACGGCTTCCATCGGCGCAGGAACGACGTGCCGCGTTGGCTGGCCGCGGTTGGTACGCTCGAAGACGCGCAAGTTCCGCTTCCCGTCGTCTTCGGCCATCACGACCTCTTGCCCGGCAATTTCATGGATGACGGCGAAAGGCTGTGGCTGATCGACTGGGAATATGGCGGCTTCGGCACTGCGATGTTCGACCTTGCCAATATCTCCGCCAACAACTCGCTGAGCGAGGTCGAAGAGCGCCAGCTGCTCGAGATCTATTTCGACCGCACGCCGGCGGAGACCACCTTGCGCGCCTTCGATGCGATGAAGACGGCCTCCGCCTTGCGCGAGGCGATGTGGGGCATGGTCTCCGAGCTGCATCTCAATGCGCCGGGCGTCGACTATGCGGCGCATGCCGATGAATATCTCGGTCGCTATGAGCGGGCACTCAGGACCTTCCAAGACCGATATGGAGCAACATGA